A segment of the Toxotes jaculatrix isolate fToxJac2 chromosome 2, fToxJac2.pri, whole genome shotgun sequence genome:
CCAGACTGTGTTCATCAGTCGAAGTTGACAGGTCAATCGCCTGAGTGGTCGTGAGGGGAGAAATCACTGGGGATCCAGTGGTGTCTTCCATCACTGTGGCAGGTTGAGCTCTGGCATCTGACCCATCCGGAGGCCCAGCTTGTGCCTCCACGTGCGCCTGGATGAGGtgctgaaggtgtgtgtattCAACCTCTGTCATCTCCATCAGACCAAGCTCAGTTCCCAACGTCTGGCCCTGATCGTGCGACCATCCACCTTGGCTCAAAACCAGCCCAACAGAGGAGTCACAGGTGTGTTCTCTGGATGAAGGTGAAAGGGGTGCATGGAGGGTTTTACAGGCTGAGGAAAAGGCAGCCATCTTTACCACTAAAGATGGGATAGAGATCGAGAACATGTTCACTTGACTTACATTTCCACCAGAACAGCCAATAAAATACACTTAGACTTTAACCGTGGTGTGACCTGCGGGCTGACTCAGCTgtactgtttttaaaattatatcTATGGCCATAGCATAAATTGTTGTTCAGTTAAGCTTAAACAAACGAACACTATTAATGATGATATTATAAAAACTACACCATACTACACAGAACTCCATTATAATTAATAGAGAAATTACAAGAATACAAAAGCTAGCTCGTGAATTTACGTTAGCGAACGAGGAACGTTAAGCTAGCACGTTTGAGCAGACGTTGACACAGGTTTGCTAACGACCTGTCCGCTTTAATATCATTATAAACGCGTTAACATTATCAACAGTTAAGTATTAAGTCGTCCATTTTATACAGGCTGGACTCTAAACAAACGGCAGTATTATTCAGTTTTCTGTACTGTTTTCTATACCACTACTCACCTAACTTTTTTCCGGGTGCCTGCTTCAGAGGCCTCGGTCCTAACAGACGCTTATGTCCAACTCCCGGACGTCGTTAGACTTCAGCGCTGTCACAGTTAAAAGCCTCTTACTATATTttgaactgaaaacaaagtgtCAAAACATCCGATATCTGTCATAAACAACTGTCTTTAAAGACAGTGATGGAACTGAGTATATTAACTCAAGTTCCAAAGCACAAGTAAgagttttgtttcatgtttcagtatTATGGACTAGTATTAGCTTACATCTCAGAAGGAAATATTGCACTTTATTCTCCTAATAAAATATTATGCGCTGTTTCACAGTACATACAGCAGGTGGAGGAAGTACTCAACAATGACACTGTGGCTCATTTCAGAATATAGATGACAAAGGATCTctagattattttattttatttttgtaatgatttattttaatttatttttttcaagaacaattatttaaataaaacaatcagAGAAGTTCAGACAGGGTACAGAAAGGGAATGTCTGCTGAAACTGACAAGAGCCCGCGACTACACTCTTGGAAGATTGGAAAAATaggtttaatctttaacagtCTTTTATTTCATAAgcttatttcttatttatgtaaaattttATCTGTAACATAACtatagctgtcagataaatgcagtGCAATCAATAGTACAGTAGCTCCCTCTGAAGTGTAGTGGAGTGAGCATATAAAAAAAGTAACATAatatggaaatactcaagtccAAGTACCTCAAAACCAGAACCAGAGAAGGAAACACCCAAATTCCTGTTTAACTGGTCAATATTTCTCTGAAGCACTGGGAGAATGGAGTCTCTCTCATAACAGTAcatgtgcttgttttgtgtcttgAAATGCTTGAAATGGATGTATTCACTGGtggaatgcaaaaaaaaaacttttttcaccACTTTTAAGAACAATGTTGAGGTACTTGTTCTagtatttatgttttatatatttaactttatatttctaattcactttctttcattttgtagGCAGATATTGCACTTTTTTACTTGACTACAATTGACTGTGAGTTACTATGCAAATTAATGATTTACATACAAATCATAAAATATGAATTGTTATAGGTTACCTACCAAGCCAAGATCTACCAAACCATTAAAAAGCTCCACTCTGACCGACTATAACAGTAGAAGTGCAACTTACATGTGATTGCATCTGTTTTAACAACCTAAAAAAATAGTACTATAATATTAGCAAGGAGCATTCTTACTTTGTGGTATCATTGCTTTTAAGGATGTGAACTCCTCTCCTACCACTTGACACATTAATCACATATATTAATTAAAATGCATTAGAAACCGGCTTTTATCTCTATATTTATCTCCAGTTCTTGCATTTCACCAAGGTGACATAAAATCAAGCTGCACTGTTAAGCCTTTTATTGATATTGCTTCTGGTATACAGAACGAAAATTTGTCATTAACCTCTGTAAAGGAAATGTTTAAAttatacttttaaaaaaaataaaccagagCTTTATTTATTCCCACAAACATAATAGTGGCACTGCTCATAtagcaatcaatcaatcaatcaatcaatccaaatatcaaagacaaaatcagacctaatacaaatttaaaaagttatgtttttttattgactTGAATCAAGCTATGTTTTATCAGCAGAGGAACATAAAAGTCAGATCAAGGTAACTATACTGACACTATGgctatgttaaaaaaaaaaacaaacaaaaactgtacattttctGTACAAAACCCTCCTATTTCCAAATAGAAATACAAAGTTGAATTTACAGATGGTCAATGAATTTTTATAGGCATTTAGTCCTgatcaaataacaaaaataaatttacttaaatttactttgaacaCAATACAGAACTAGAACATAATGAACTCAGATACCTCTGAGCATTTCCATATCAAGCTATCATGCCTGATCGTTCATGGCTTTGACTGTTGAAATTTAAATAAGACATGGACAAACACTTTTCTTcagaaaaatacattcagtGTGTTATGCTGTAGTGTGTTCATTCAATGTGATGATACTAAATATTTTTGCAGGTCTCATTCAGCAGCCTTACTGTCCTGAGGGGCCCATGTGTTATGATTTTTTGCCTGTCTCTAACTTGGCTCAACATTGCTTTTATTTCCATCACTATTCATACTTTGATTGGTTTTAGTTTCTATGGGCGCACCAAAAATCCCCTGTTTATCAGTTTCATTGCCCttgctccttttttcttttccaacacCTGTGGTTGCATCTACAGATGTGCTTATTTTACCAGCAGGacttttctcctgctcctctctttGCCCATGGGCTAACGCTCTTGTTTGACCCACTGGTCTACCGCTGCTTCTCTCCCCGTCTGTAGAGTAacccatttgtttttgtttcggGATGAAGACATCAGGACTGTTCATCATACGATTTGGGAAGCGTATGAGACCTTCTGTTGGAGTGGGAAGTAAggcagctctgtgtctctggggTCTTAATGATTGTTGATTTTGTGGGCTGTCAAAAGCTGGGCATGATTTTTCTCCACTGTTTGGAGTGGGACATGGGGGCTCATTGAACTGTGCAGAATGTGGATCACTAGGGCCTAGGAATCTGGTAGCCTGATTGGGACTATTGAAATGAGGTGATGCAGATTTATCTGAATATCTAATAGCTTGCATGTCATTCTTCATGGCAGGCTCAGATCCCCATTTTTCTAAACCTGGGCTCATCATCTCTGGACCTCTCCTTTCCCTTCTAAAATCATGCTCAAATCCTCGTCTACCTGGTACACAGCTTTCCATGTCTGCACCTTGCCTTTCAGGTCCTTGCCCCCCACAATCTGAAAACCTCCCATCAGTCCCTCGACCCTCAGTTTCTGAACGTCTGTTTCCAGGCCCCGGGTGTCTTAAATCTGGACCTCCTGGGTCTGGACGCCCCATCTCAAATCCTCTCCTATTTGGGCCTCCCCTATGAACAGCAGGCCCTTCCATGTTTGGCCCTCTCACAGTCCCCCTGAAGTCTGGCTGCCTCCAGTCATTTGCCATATCTGGACCATGGCCTTGTTTATtatctggatttttttcccctctaaaaAATGTACCCAGCCCCCTTCTGTTTGGCCCACAACCCCCTCGATCAGGATCCCTCCATTCATTTCCAGGTCCTCCTCTTGGCCCTGGCCCTGGGCACATCAGATCTGGATCATCCTGGACAGGCCCTGGACCCCTGCAGCCAGGACCACTCCATTCATCTCCTGAACCCCTTGCAGGCCCTTGAAATAGTATATTTGGTCTTTCCTGTATAGGCATTCGCCCCCTACCTCTAGGTCCTCTCCATTCACTATGAGGACCCTGCCTACTATGTTCTTGGCCCTGCTCATTTGGGCCTTCTTGGATAGGCCGTGGACTCCTGATGCCATGTCTTTCCCAACGATCTCCTGAATATTCTCTCTCATTTCCGACATAATCCATATTGGGCCCTCTTCCATCTGACCATTGTTCTTCTGTGTCCGTGCCTTTCCATCTGTCCCTCTGATTTTGACTGCTCATATCTGGCCCTGGTGGTCTAATGTTTCTCCTCATAGGCCTTGGACCTCTCAAGTTTCCACCTGTTCTATCAGGTTCGTGGCCCTCTAAATCTTGGCTTTCTTGGATAGATTCTGATCCTCCAAAGTCAGCCCCTCCCCAGTCATCCCTTCTATCATGTCTTAGACCTTCTGTATTTGGACCTCTCTGCCTGATGCCTGGGCCTTTCAAGTCTGGTCCACCTGATCTTCTCCAATTTGGTCCTGGGTACTCCATATCTGGACCTCTCCTTTCAGGCCCAGGCTCCCTGAAGCCTGAGCCACCTGATTCTCTCCTCTCAGGCCCTATGCTTTCAATGTCTGGACCTCTAAATTCACAACCTGATGCTCTAAAATCTGGACCTCTTGGCCCTTGACCACCAATAGCAGTTCTTTCAGGCCCCACTCTTCTTAAGTGTGGCCCTCTCCAATCAAACTCTGGTCCCTCCATATTTGGAGGTCTCCCTTTGGCCTCAGCACCCCTGAACTGTGGGCCTCCTGGAAAGTACCTGCTGCTTTCTGTTCCTTCCATATCTGGAGGTCTTCTTTCTGGCCCAGGTCCCCTGAAATTTGGACCTTCTGGATGTCTCCTGTCAGGCCCTGGTTCCTCTAGGTTTGGACCTGCATGTTGAAGCCCTGGTCCCCTCATGTTTGGACCTCCTGGCCCTCTTCTGTCAGGCCCTGGGCCCTCCATATTTGGATGCCCCCTTTCAGGCCCAGGACCCCTGAAGGGTGGTCCTCCCTGTCCTTGACTGTGAGGCCCTGGACCTTCCCTGCCTGGACCAGTTCTTTCAGGCCCCAATCCCATGAAGTCAGGCCCAAGACCCCCCATGTATGGTCCTCTCTTGTCAGGACGAAGTCCACcagcattttcatttcctgGTCCTCTTCTGTCAGGTCCCTGATGCTCCATAGAGGGTCCTCTCCTTTCAGGGCCGGGTCTCCGGAAACCTGGCCCTCCTGGTCCTCTCCTGTCAGACTCTTGACTGTCCATAGAGGGACCTCTCCTTTCATGTCCTGGACCAGTAAAATTGGGAACTCCAGATTCTCTCCTGTCAGGCCCTAGACCACCCATAGCAGGACCTCTCCTATCAGGTCCTGGTCTACTGAAATCTGAACCTCCTGGTCCTCTTCTGTCAGGTCCTGCACTCTCAAAAGCTGGACCTCTAATTTCAGGTCCTGGTCCTCTGAAATCTGGACCTCCAGGTCCTCCTCTGCCAGGTCCAGGGCCCTCCATAGATAAGCTTCTGTTTTGAGGCCCAGATGCCCTGAAATCTGGACCTGGAGGTCCTCTCTGATCAGTTCCAGAACCCTCCAGAGCAGGACCTCTCCATTCAGGTCCTGGTCCTCTCAAATCTGGACCTTCAGGTCCTCTCCTGTCAGTCATAGATAGACCTCTCCTTTCAGGCCCTGGTCCCCAGACACCTTGAGCTCCTGGTCCTCTCATGTCAGGCCCTGGACCAACCATATCAGGACCTCTCCTTTCAGGCCATGGTCCCCTGAAATCTGTGCCTTCTGGTCCCCTCAAATCAGTTCCAGGACCCTCCAAAGCTAGACCTCTTCTGTCAGCCCTTGGTGCTCTCATGCCACAGCCTAAATTGTCCATAGTTGGACCTCTCTGTTCAGGCTCTGGTCTCCTGAAATCTGGACCTCCTGGTCCACTCCTGTCATGCATTGGAACCTCCATACCAGGTCCTCCCCTTTCAGGTCCCGGTGCCATGAAATCCAAACAACCTGGTCCCCTGTCAGGCCCCTGGCTCTCCATGTCTGGACCTCTCCAAACAGGCTGATGGACCCTCAATTCATCTTGTATAAATGGCCTTCCTCTACCTGGACCTGGTCCTCTCCTATTTGGCCCTCTCCAATCATCACTTATGTCTGATCCTGGGCCACTCCAATCTGGATCCCTCATATGTGGacccaggcttttattttgattccTATGACCCCTCATATCAGCACCAACATTACCTGGTCCTGGACCTCTCCAATCTGGATTTGTAATGTTTGGCACGGGACCTCTGTCTTCTGGACCTATTTGATCATTTCTCCTCTCTAGCCCTGGACCTTGTATGGCTGCATCCCTCCTAAATGGACCTGTTCCTCCAATGTCTCTGCTTGAACTCCTTGCATGTGACTCACTTCCATCACACCTTGTATCTGAGCCAACCATACTATCCATATCTTGACCAGGCCCCATATAACTTCCTCCTGACATATCTTGCCTTCTTGGTTCAGGCATAATTTCTGATTCTCTCATGTTCGGGCCATGCACACTCCTTTCAACCCTAATATTTGTCTGTGGGCCCTGTCTTTCATCTGTTACTGATGGGAGTTGGAAACCCCCTTTCTGGGGGCCCCTTTCATCTAAGACTGGACTACCATCATGCCTTAAAGACATCTGTACTCCTCTTGAGTCCCTGAGAGATGTACCTGGGTTCCTTATATCTGGACTCGGATCTCTTATACCTCGACCCATCATAGCAGATCTCATTCCCCCAGTATGTGGGCTTTCATCTCTATCTCCAATATGTGAATGTGTAACAGGTACAGGTTTTTGTTCTGGTTCACAGTGGCTCATATCAAGGCCTAGTCCTTTTACTCCTGGGTTCACACCTGGCATCCTAGAACATCCCATCTTTGGGTCTCGTATGTGTGGTCCAGGACCCCAAATGTTGAGGCTCATGCCTTGTATGCCAGGGCCTCTTATATCAGGCCCTGGGAGTCTAATTCCTGTTTCTCTTAGCTCTATTTGTTGTCCACTATGTCCAGGTTCTTTCATATCTGGTCCTGGATTCCTTGGATGCTTTGTCACAGGGTCTATTTCATGTGCTGAGCCATGAAAATCTGAGCTTCTGGCTAGTGGTGAATGTCCTTTCCCTTGACCCATCATCTCTGGACACTTTAAGTCTGGACTTTCCCCTTTTAACTttgattttggattttggatgTCAACTTTAACAAATGGCACTGAGACACTGGTATGTGTGTCAGGATCTATGATTTCCTCAGTCGTTCCAGAGTCACTTTTTTCTATGCTGCTAGGTTTCAAGAACTGTGGTTCTGGATCAGGGCTCTGAGGAGAATCTCGAATGGGCGGGTCAATTTCTCTTAGAGGAACTGTGCTCTCAATTTTGTTTTCAAGTAGAGTTTCCTGTTGAGAGGGTTTATCCCCCTGTGTAGAAGGAacactgactgattttttttgagAGTCCTGGGATTTTGGTTGTTCTGTAATCTCATGCTTCACGTTGTGAAGAAGTTTATGTGGATGGGAGGAAAAGTCTTTATCAGGGTTCTCAGCAAGATTACATTTTAACTGTTGTCCGTCAGGGTCATTTTTAATAGTAATAGGGGTGGATGATGATGTGTTACTTTCTACAAATTCTCTTGCATGTTTTGATTTCTCAAGGACTTGAGGGGAAggtcctctgtgctgttttggTGAAAGGGACACAGAGTCTTTTTTCCTAGGAGATGATGGGGATCTTTTACGGCCACGAGAATGTCGGCGTGAAGTATGGTCTTTATGGTGGCGACCCTGGCGTTCAGACTGGTTTCTAGCTCTATGCCTTGACCTGTCCCTTTCACTTCTTCTGTGTCTGTCCCTTTCTCGACGTCTCCGGGAATGTGAAGGAGAACGCCGCTGTGACCTTCTTGAAGGACTTCTGTGGCTGTCCCTTTCACGACGACTCCGCCTCTTCGGTGACTGCCTTTGCTTTCTGCTGTGGTGTGAATTTGAAACAGAGTCTTTACGGCTGCCACTCTGCCCTGATGAATCATGTGTCTTTGTACTGCTTCCTTGAAATACATCCTCTTGAATTTCATTAAAAAGTGATTCATCCTCAGGGTCATAAGCTACATCAGAATCTTCAATCTCTCCAGCAGAGGAACGCTTGTCACTATCATCcacattttcctgtgtttcatcTTGCTCTGTAACACTAtctgtgtcattttttaaagtAGGGACGGCAGTGGTGTCTTCAAGCTTAATAGATTGT
Coding sequences within it:
- the si:ch73-181d5.4 gene encoding uncharacterized protein si:ch73-181d5.4 isoform X1, whose protein sequence is MDPVENNSVTDDNNSEERQSQTEESESSVRPTLSQVKKSWGFRRTTIARREFMEEVGDLTHSPPLVRRGRSRRTNQTRQTTTATQAAQKTASATKSVIDELEWSSPSSPASEESKPASEASAGGSLDPSLWQDFGSAFHTAFSLLGGNEGLSMDMPGALAAPDIALEAADAIEALPPRAIDETEVADNMESADDVEVLPQGAPENAAGGEIDDVVLISSQEEDSDEMTLIQIKEKLASKARQGDARGRGGKGGRGKARGRGRGRGRGRGKGRGRGRGRGRAVELQSSTGDEVDSDDDVMIVNGAEQQKQLQEEKKGNDAHSPAEISPSHSDITLSPAQQSSSDCIIIDTDLDHVTDVTPGQYDDAPEEEEEEEKKDDKDLGEYSSISDTEGYDSNALYCICRQKHNKRFMICCDSCQEWFHGDCVGISETRGCKMEKKGQEYICPPCMAKKQLQSEPYPQPEPEPELSFSECLTLSPSGEEGEGREEQQAHKETVMEEEEEEEKEKEAPALRPEPEPRADMEMESSLPLCIGPGCSKQALPDSVYCGTDCILQHAAVTMKTLSGPKVPKSRGRGQRKVATARPAAKGQRPGRMSKRLAGKAEEENEEEDMKADDGGNKEAASPLACDPSLTEVQATSLPSSKFNTASKRDSEQVDADSEAVAPSTQSPEDTSTDALPSSQSVTEPATPQRDSQEKAKEPENSGASKQQPAESDPSMPPTPAKSSLSPAAQSPTTSAPRCHETGALIATKTSYIIPKKQSGPQPPSVSASASCQKSSSAPTLLNETRNLLVPPAPSAPSSRPSQPNNQVRQSIQRSLVSILFKRVSDCEDLDMSESEAAKLVANIEMEMFDIFRNTDSKYMNKYRTIMFNLKDPRNKGLLYRVVRGEISPFRLVRMSQKDMQATKAPEPSANETPEVKDAAAKGTGLLQKPEAVKVDLLSLNTARPDRRSNKRPDSTVVSLEQKRSLPAPALKTRINLPSQGTTTPDVLTCMLKDTTSEHKAHLFDLKCKICTGQIPAGEEEEPAKKKPKVTEKRDKHEPLWRKCTGDDSPLREPPDSPDMDSPTSALMDPSSRLIIDSPTLTIVESPASPIMDSPASPILESPASPTESPASPTSDTPKAFTPKRAYAPVVIPAVSTVSITRRDPRTAASRFSASCSSTSGPNNTRQNQSAPYAPLKETSSALPSAPASSQPTTKTLPKSILMKPSPSADPRLYGTSSRTVISESLSDGETAQFLAKQDILWKGFLNMLTVAKFVTKGYLVSGSAENLKADLPDTIQIGGRIMPETVWDYVAKLKTSVTKELCVIRFHPATEEEEVAYVSLFSYFSSRGRFGVVANGSRSIKDVYLVPLSAKESIPSILQPLEGPGLEKNRPNLLLGLAIIQKTKRPGSFPQEIEEKRPKVHMTKDPMWIPKPPVLYGSDKLEIFQPYDPETPTSTTPPGSPSCPGSPSDSSSSGSVTVPSLLTSMRVTPPVSTSAVVASTESTSNSISDKNCTTSSSDKTPLQTLLKTLFGSKQTDTTVSSDGNSATTTLSSKKIQMFSQVSGSMVDPIVQQYGQKSKVKEIEEEENDFDRPYDPEEEYDPARGYGMAAPQNVEKIKRDGPALSGSVDDDIAYDPEDETIFEDIQIDTVVTKAPTPTQKSDSVLCQTPLSTQAVTPAVITTPVQTSTPAAETPILPTGTVVVSAATLTEQQRMLEELNKQIEEQKRQLKEQEEALRQQREAVGMFMAHFSVSDSLMSPPSKSLPLSQLSSLQSGIMQTESRPSESTDKTSNSTETEDKSNVDSQSIKLEDTTAVPTLKNDTDSVTEQDETQENVDDSDKRSSAGEIEDSDVAYDPEDESLFNEIQEDVFQGSSTKTHDSSGQSGSRKDSVSNSHHSRKQRQSPKRRSRRERDSHRSPSRRSQRRSPSHSRRRRERDRHRRSERDRSRHRARNQSERQGRHHKDHTSRRHSRGRKRSPSSPRKKDSVSLSPKQHRGPSPQVLEKSKHAREFVESNTSSSTPITIKNDPDGQQLKCNLAENPDKDFSSHPHKLLHNVKHEITEQPKSQDSQKKSVSVPSTQGDKPSQQETLLENKIESTVPLREIDPPIRDSPQSPDPEPQFLKPSSIEKSDSGTTEEIIDPDTHTSVSVPFVKVDIQNPKSKLKGESPDLKCPEMMGQGKGHSPLARSSDFHGSAHEIDPVTKHPRNPGPDMKEPGHSGQQIELRETGIRLPGPDIRGPGIQGMSLNIWGPGPHIRDPKMGCSRMPGVNPGVKGLGLDMSHCEPEQKPVPVTHSHIGDRDESPHTGGMRSAMMGRGIRDPSPDIRNPGTSLRDSRGVQMSLRHDGSPVLDERGPQKGGFQLPSVTDERQGPQTNIRVERSVHGPNMRESEIMPEPRRQDMSGGSYMGPGQDMDSMVGSDTRCDGSESHARSSSRDIGGTGPFRRDAAIQGPGLERRNDQIGPEDRGPVPNITNPDWRGPGPGNVGADMRGHRNQNKSLGPHMRDPDWSGPGSDISDDWRGPNRRGPGPGRGRPFIQDELRVHQPVWRGPDMESQGPDRGPGCLDFMAPGPERGGPGMEVPMHDRSGPGGPDFRRPEPEQRGPTMDNLGCGMRAPRADRRGLALEGPGTDLRGPEGTDFRGPWPERRGPDMVGPGPDMRGPGAQGVWGPGPERRGLSMTDRRGPEGPDLRGPGPEWRGPALEGSGTDQRGPPGPDFRASGPQNRSLSMEGPGPGRGGPGGPDFRGPGPEIRGPAFESAGPDRRGPGGSDFSRPGPDRRGPAMGGLGPDRRESGVPNFTGPGHERRGPSMDSQESDRRGPGGPGFRRPGPERRGPSMEHQGPDRRGPGNENAGGLRPDKRGPYMGGLGPDFMGLGPERTGPGREGPGPHSQGQGGPPFRGPGPERGHPNMEGPGPDRRGPGGPNMRGPGLQHAGPNLEEPGPDRRHPEGPNFRGPGPERRPPDMEGTESSRYFPGGPQFRGAEAKGRPPNMEGPEFDWRGPHLRRVGPERTAIGGQGPRGPDFRASGCEFRGPDIESIGPERRESGGSGFREPGPERRGPDMEYPGPNWRRSGGPDLKGPGIRQRGPNTEGLRHDRRDDWGGADFGGSESIQESQDLEGHEPDRTGGNLRGPRPMRRNIRPPGPDMSSQNQRDRWKGTDTEEQWSDGRGPNMDYVGNEREYSGDRWERHGIRSPRPIQEGPNEQGQEHSRQGPHSEWRGPRGRGRMPIQERPNILFQGPARGSGDEWSGPGCRGPGPVQDDPDLMCPGPGPRGGPGNEWRDPDRGGCGPNRRGLGTFFRGEKNPDNKQGHGPDMANDWRQPDFRGTVRGPNMEGPAVHRGGPNRRGFEMGRPDPGGPDLRHPGPGNRRSETEGRGTDGRFSDCGGQGPERQGADMESCVPGRRGFEHDFRRERRGPEMMSPGLEKWGSEPAMKNDMQAIRYSDKSASPHFNSPNQATRFLGPSDPHSAQFNEPPCPTPNSGEKSCPAFDSPQNQQSLRPQRHRAALLPTPTEGLIRFPNRMMNSPDVFIPKQKQMGYSTDGERSSGRPVGQTRALAHGQREEQEKSPAGKISTSVDATTGVGKEKRSKGNETDKQGIFGAPIETKTNQSMNSDGNKSNVEPS